CAGGCCCTTCAGCGAAGGAACGCCGAACTCAATTAGGTCAAAAATTAAAAATAGGCTACACTAACGGTAAACAACTTTATAACAGGCTGAAGGTTTTTCAAATAACAAAACAAGAATTTGTTACTGCTTTACAAGAGGTTTTAGAGGAGGAAAGTCATGCATAAAGATATTGCAACACCCATTCGAACCAAGGAAATACTTAAAAAGTATGGTTTTTCATTTAAGAAAAGCCTAGGTCAGAATTTTTTAATTGACCCCAATATTTTAAGAAATATCACGCACTACGCTGGTTTAGACGACCATACTGGAGCAATTGAAATTGGTCCTGGGATAGGTGCTCTTACAGAACATTTAGCAAGAGAAGCAAAAAAAGTGGTGGCGTTTGAAATTGATCAACGTCTCTTACCAATTCTAGAAGATTCGCTTTCTCCTTACGATAATGTGAAGGTAATTAATCAGGATATTTTAAAAGCTGATGTTGGAGCAATTATTGCGGAAGAATTTCAATCAGTAGATAAAATAATGGTTACGGCGAATTTGCCTTATTATATTACTACACCTATTATTTTAAAATTACTTACAGAAAACCTGCCTATTGATGGATTAGTGGTGATGCTTCAAAAAGAAGTGGCTGACCGTATATCAGCAGTGCCGGGTACGAAGGAATACGGGTCTTTGTCAATTGCGATTCAATATTATACAGAGGCGGAGACAGTGATGGTTGTGCCTAAGACGGTATTTATGCCTCAGCCTAATGTAGATTCTGCTGTTATTCAATTAACTAAGCGAAAACAACCAGCTGCTCAAGTTTTAGATGAAGAGTTCTTTTTTACCATAATACGTTCATGTTTTGCTCAAAGGAGAAAAACAATTTTAAATAATTTAGTAAGCCAACTGCCAAATGGAAAGCAAAAAAAGAATGATATTCTCTCTGCATTAAGTGAAGCAGAAGTAGATCCTGTGAGAAGGGGTGAGACGCTTTCTATACAGGAGTTTGCTAAGCTAAGTGACGCTCTATTACCTTACTTTAAATAATGTGAAAAGACCAACTGGTAGGCACGGACTCTAGTTGGTCTTCTTTTGTATTTATAGTTTTAAATATTGTTCTTATTTAAAAAAATATACATTTCTCGTTAATAAGATTCAGTTCCTGTAAAGTTTGCTTTGAACATTAAATGTTTCTTCAACAGATCAATATATAACAATGTCATTGACTTTAACCCCTATTACCCTTGCCTTTTTAGTTCTTCCCTTAAATGAAACGAGAACCCCGAAGCACCTCTTGTTTGTTGTTTGCATACGTTATAGAGATTAATTCAGTATGAATGTCCATTGGAGATGAGGAAGGTGAGCATACAGATTCAGTCAATTGTAGGTCGACGATCTTATGGTTGTGATATTCTATTTCGAGTCATTGATATTCAGAATCGACAGGGTCGTTCGTATGCAATACTGTATGGGGAAGATTATCGTTTAATTGCGGATGCCCCCTTTGAAGATTTAATCCAAGTAGATGCTAGACTCCAACGAAAGATCTCTGAGCAATTTGAATCATTAGAAAAGCAGTCTTTACAGCTTTTTCGTCAAGATATAGATCTTATTCATGAAAAACAAGAATATCAGTCTTCAAATGCATATGTAGAAAATTATCAATTTTTTCAAGTTCCAGGTAGAGTTCTTCATTTAGATGGAGATTCTTCTTATTTGAAAAAGTGTACAGCACTCTATGAGAAAATAGGCGTACCTGTATATGGAGTGCATTGTGATGAAAAGGAGATGCCCAATAAAATAGCATCATTTATAGATCATTACCGACCAGATATTATGGTAATAACAGGTCATGATGCTTATTCAAAGGCGAAAGGGAAGAAATCAGATATAAATGCTTATCGACATTCTAAGTATTTTGTCGAAACGGTTATAGAAGCAAGAAGAAAAATACCACATCGTGATCAGTTAGTTATTTTTGCTGGCGCATGTCAATCTCATTTTGAATCGCTTATTCATGCGGGAGCTAATTTTGCTAGTTCACCTTCTCGAGTAAATATTCACGCGTTAGATCCGGTTTATATTGTTGCGAAGGTTGCGTTTACCCCTTTTGTAGATTCCGTCAATGTATGGGACGTTTTAAGAAATACATTAACAGGTGAAAAGGGCTTAGGAGGTGTGGATACAAAAGGAGTTCTTCGAACGGGAATGCCATTTCGCCCGGTTATGGATGAGGAATAAGAGCCGTTAATGAGCAATCATTTCGGCTTTTATACATACTCTAAAAAAAATAGGGCAAGATAGTTATACGAGCAAATGTAGAAAAATACATAATTTTGTTGAACAAAAAACATTGACAAGACCGAAATATTCTTGTTAAAATAATTTATTTGTTTGACGTTTATTACGTATTATGGTATAGTAAAAATAGTGAGGTGGAGCGAAATGCCAAAAACTCTTGGTGATATAAAAAAAGCACTTGATTCAAACCTTGGAAAACGATTGATGCTAAAGGCGAATGGTGGACGTAGAAAAACAATAGAACGTTCTGGTGTCTTAACAGAGACGTATCCAGCTGTCTTTGTAGTTGAACTAGATCAAGAAGAAAATGCTTTCGAAAGAGTTTCTTACAGCTATGCCGATGTACTAACTGAAACAGTTGAACTTACCTTTTATGATGATACAACAAGATCGATTGCTTTAAATTAGCAGTAGACAACAGGTTTACTGCTTTTTATTTTGTTTAAAAGAGGAATGGGAGTTATACGATAGTGGAATGCTTAGCATACGCGGCACCTTTAGGAGGGTTTGTATGACTCGAAGAAAAGGCATTATGTCAATGGCACTCAAAGAGGAACTAGCTAAAGAGTTAGGAATTTATGAAATTGTTCAAAAAGATGGTTGGGGCGGTATTACATCTAGAGATGCAGGAAATATGGTTAAATTGGCCGTAAAGCATGCACAAGACCACGTGATGAATTCCAATAAGTGATTAGCTTTTTAGCACATCGAGAAAAGGTAATCCGTTGTTCTATGAATGTTTAATATAATGTATTAAAGTGCCGCTGGGGTCGTGAGAGTTTTCTCTTGACCCCTTATTTATTTTTATTATTTGTTTTGTTATCTTACATGTTAAAGGAATGAAACAAAATGTGATAAAATAGACGGAACAGATTTTATCTTAAAGTAGGTGGACGATATGAAGCTTATGGTGAAAGCACCAGCAAAGATTAATTTATCATTAGATGTTTTACATAGACGGTCAGATGGATTTCATGAAGTCGAAATGGTAATGACAACAATTGATTTAGCGGATCGGATTGAACTAGAGCCATTATCAAATAATCAAATTTCGATTTTATCTCAAAATCGATTTGTACCAGATGATAAGAGGAACTTAGCATATCAGGCTGCTCAATTATTAAAGGAACGATTTCAGATAAAGCAAGGGGTAGCCATTTCAATAGATAAAATGATTCCAGTCGCAGCTGGATTAGCAGGAGGGAGTAGTGACGCAGCTGCCACCCTTAGAGGATTAAATGAACTTTGGGAACTAGGGTTATCATTAGATGAACTAGCGGAATTAGGAGCAGAGATCGGTTCAGATGTTTCCTTCTGTGTATATGGTGGTACAGGGTTAGCAAATGGAAGAGGGGAAAAAATAACTCATTTACCTGCCCCGCCTAATTGTTGGGTTATTCTTGCTAAACCTTCTCTAGGCGTGTCAACAGCAGATGTATATCGAAACCTTAACTTAAATAAAGTTGAGCATCCAAATATTTCAGAGATGGTTCACGCTCTTCAGAATGCTGATTATAAAGAAATGTGTAAGAGTATAGGAAATGTTTTGGAAAGTGTTACGCTGACGATGTGTCCGGAGGTTGCTCAAATAAAAGAACAGATGGAACGATTTGGGGCTGATGCGGTATTAATGAGTGGAAGTGGTCCGACGGTATTTGGGCTAGTAGAACATGAATCAAGAATTCCTAGAATATACAATGGGTTAAGAGGGTTTTGTGATCAGGTATTTGCTGTTCGTATGTTAGGCGATCGTTTTCCTCTTGTATAAATCCGTACAATGGTGTTATATTATCTATAATTATTCGGATTTAATGAGGAGTGGAAAAATGAAATTTAAACGTAGCGAGCGTTTAATCGATTTGACGCATTTTATCGTTGAAAATCCTAATCATATTGTTCCGTTAACTTTTTTTGCAGAGCGTTATCAATCGGCTAAATCTTCTATCAGTGAGGATTTAGCTATTATTAAACAAACCTTTGAGCAACGTGGAATTGGAACGTTACAAACAGTTCCAGGTGCTGCTGGTGGTGTCAGGTTCATTAGTCGTGTTCAAGAAAATGATGCAAAAGAAATTGTAAAGGAATTGTGTGAAAGGTTAGCTAGTGCAGACCGACTACTTCCCGGTGGATATTTGTTTATGACTGATTTACTAGGAAACCCATCGATTATGAACAAGGTCGGCAAGTTGTTAGCGTCTGCTTTTGCTGAAAAAGAGATTGATGTAATTATGACAGTAGCGACAAAGGGTATCCCCATTGCGCATGCAATTGCAAACCACCTTAATGTGCCTGTCGTCATTGTACGTCGTGATAGTAAAGTAACGGAAGGACCTACCGTTAGTATTAACTATGTTTCTGGTTCTTCTAAACGTATTCAAACCATGGTGTTGTCAAAAAGAAGTTTAAAAGAAGGTTCGAGAGTATTGATTGTGGATGATTTTATGAAAGCAGGCGGAACCGTCCACGGCATGATTAACTTATTAGAGGAATTTTCTGCAACTGTGGCAGGAATAGCTGTATTAATGGAGTCTGAAAATGCGAGTGAACGTTTGGTAAGTGATTACATTTCTCTTGTTAAGCTTTCAAACGTTGATGAGCGTGAAAAAAGAATTAATGTATTTGAAGGAAATTATTTCGACTCAAACCTTTCGTTTTTATAAGGAGGAATATGCTATATGAGAATTGTATCAACTAAGGACGCTCCCGCTGCTATTGGACCCTACTCTCAAGGAGTTATTGTTAACAATATTTTTTATAGCTCAGGCCAAATCCCATTAACAGCTGACGGGGAACTTGTTCAGGGAGATATTACTATTCAAACGCACCAAGTATTTAAAAATTTACAAGCGGTTCTAAAAGAAGCGGGTGCCTCTTTAGAATCGGTCGTTAAGGCAACAGTCTTCCTGAAGAAAATGGATGATTTTTCTCTCGTAAATGAAGTTTATGCAGAGTATTTTCATACCCATAAGCCAGCCCGTTCTTGCGTAGAGGTATCTCGTTTACCGAAAGACGTAGATGTTGAAATAGAAGTTATTGCTTTAATTAAATAAAAAAACAAAAGGCTACCTTTCTCAATCCATTTGAAGGTAGTCTTTTTCATAGTAGTGCCACTATGAAAAAAATAATAGATTGTTTAATAGCAAAAAAATGACCGATTTACCGTATTAAGGTAAACTTTTTTAATTTTTTTACTTTTTAAGAAGGATAATGTATTTTTTTATGGAATATAGTAATAGACTTTTCAACTAGGGAAAAAGGTGGTGAACAGAGTGGAAGTAACTGACGTAAGATTACGCCGTGTAAATACTGACGGTCGCATGCGCGCTATTGCATCAATTACATTAGATAATGAATTTGTTATTCATGATATCCGTGTAATTGATGGGAATAATGGCTTATTTGTGGCAATGCCTAGTAAGCGTACTCCAGATGGAGAATTCCGTGATATTGCTCATCCGATTAATTCAACCACGCGTGGTAAAATCCAAGATGCTGTTCTTGCGGAGTATCATCGTTTAGGAGAGCTAGAAGAGATGGAACTTGAAGAAGCTGGCGCATCCTAAAAGAATAGTAACAACTAGAGCCTACTTCAAAAGTAAGGCTCTTTTTTTATAATATACCTCTCTTGTAAGCATGAGCGAAGTCCAAAAGATCCTTAGCACTATCCTCCTCATCCTTATTCTTAAACCATAATCCTTCTTTAATCTCTATCATCTTTTCAGGTATATCCTCTTAATCCCTCTTCCATTACTTTCATTGTATTCTTTCATTCATATCTAATGTATTTTCAATTCTTGTTCTGTTACTTGACAATTTCATGTATATTATTATGTTATCTTGAAATGGATGACTATTTAAGATATAGTCGATATGGGTAAAAAGGTAAACTGGGGGCTGTTAAATGAATAAACGCTATGCAGTAATATTGGCAGCAGGTCAAGGAACAAGAATGAAGTCAAAATTATATAAAGTTTTACATCCTGTATGTGGTAAACCGATGGTAGAACATGTAATGAATCAAATTTCTGATCTGCAAATTAACCAAACGGTAACGATTGTTGGTCATGGAGCTGAGGAGGTTCAGTCCCACCTTGAAGGTCGTAGCTTATTTGCATTTCAAGAAGAGCAACTAGGTACAGCTCATGCTGTTATGCAAGCAGAAGCAATATTGGGAGAAAAAGACGGAGTTACGCTAGTCGTTTGCGGAGATACCCCTTTGATTAAATCACAAACCATAGAAGCACTTTTAAAACATCATGTAGAGGTAGATGCAAAAGCTACAATTTTAACTAGCTATGCAGATAATCCAACCGGTTATGGCAGAATTCTTCGTGATGGTCAAGGGCTTGTTGAACGAATTGTAGAAGAAAAGGATGCATCGACTCAGGAGAAAGCTGTAAACGAAATTAATACAGGTACGTATTGTTTTGACAATAAGCTCCTGTTTGAAGCGTTAAAAAGAGTTTCTAATGATAATGTACAAGGAGAATATTATTTACCTGATGTCATTGAAATTCTTCAATCTCAAGGAGAGGTTGTCAGTGCATACCAAACGGATGATTTTGAGGAAACTTTAGGGGTTAATGACCGAGTTGCGCTAGCTCAAGCAGAAATCATTATGAAAAGCAGAATTAATGAAGAGCATATGCGAAAAGGTGTTACAATCATTGATCCCAACAATACGTATATTGGCCCTGATGTGAAAATCGGTCGTGATACTATTATATATCCAAATACAACAATTTCTGGGGAATGTGTCATAGGGGAAGATTGTCAAATTGGACCTGGAACAGAAATTAATCATTCATTGATTGAGAATGAAACGGTTATACAACAATCGGTTGTACGCTATAGTAAGATTGGCAATAATGTTGTTATAGGTCCATTTGCACATATTCGACCGGATTCGGTTATTAATAATAAAGCTAAGATTGGAAACTTTGTTGAAATTAAAAAGTCAATAATTGGTCAAGGAAGTAAGGCGAGCCATTTAAGTTATATTGGTGATGCAGAAGTAGGTTCTAATGTGAACCTAGGTTGTGGTTCGATTACTGTAAATTATGATGGTAAGCAAAAATACCTTACAAAGATAGAAGATGATGTTTTTGTAGGGTGCAACTCAAACCTTGTCGCACCAGTTACAATTAGTAAAGGGGCTTACGTTGCTGCAGGTTCAACCATTACTGAGGACGTCCCTGAAGAAGCTTTGTCGATTGCAAGGTCTCGTCAAGTCAATAAAAATAATTATGTGAAAAACTTGAACATAAAGAAATAAGTGGAGGTTCGACATGACTAACCAGTATCCAAACTCGAAATTAAAAATCTTTTCCCTTAATTCAAACGTTGCTTTGGCGCAACAAATTGCAGATGTAGTAGGAGTAAACTTAGGAAAATCATCAGTGAAGCGTTTTAGTGATGGTGAAATTCAGATTAACATTGAGGAAAGTATTCGTGGTTGTGATGTGTTTGTTATTCAATCCACAAGTACTCCAGTTAACGAAAATCTTATGGAATTATTAATTATGGTAGATGCACTAAAACGAGCTGCTGCCAAAACCATTAACATTGTAATGCCTTATTATGGATATGCACGTCAAGATCGTAAAGCGAGGGCGCG
This genomic stretch from Bacillus spongiae harbors:
- the glmU gene encoding bifunctional UDP-N-acetylglucosamine diphosphorylase/glucosamine-1-phosphate N-acetyltransferase GlmU, which encodes MNKRYAVILAAGQGTRMKSKLYKVLHPVCGKPMVEHVMNQISDLQINQTVTIVGHGAEEVQSHLEGRSLFAFQEEQLGTAHAVMQAEAILGEKDGVTLVVCGDTPLIKSQTIEALLKHHVEVDAKATILTSYADNPTGYGRILRDGQGLVERIVEEKDASTQEKAVNEINTGTYCFDNKLLFEALKRVSNDNVQGEYYLPDVIEILQSQGEVVSAYQTDDFEETLGVNDRVALAQAEIIMKSRINEEHMRKGVTIIDPNNTYIGPDVKIGRDTIIYPNTTISGECVIGEDCQIGPGTEINHSLIENETVIQQSVVRYSKIGNNVVIGPFAHIRPDSVINNKAKIGNFVEIKKSIIGQGSKASHLSYIGDAEVGSNVNLGCGSITVNYDGKQKYLTKIEDDVFVGCNSNLVAPVTISKGAYVAAGSTITEDVPEEALSIARSRQVNKNNYVKNLNIKK
- the yabG gene encoding sporulation peptidase YabG, which gives rise to MSIQIQSIVGRRSYGCDILFRVIDIQNRQGRSYAILYGEDYRLIADAPFEDLIQVDARLQRKISEQFESLEKQSLQLFRQDIDLIHEKQEYQSSNAYVENYQFFQVPGRVLHLDGDSSYLKKCTALYEKIGVPVYGVHCDEKEMPNKIASFIDHYRPDIMVITGHDAYSKAKGKKSDINAYRHSKYFVETVIEARRKIPHRDQLVIFAGACQSHFESLIHAGANFASSPSRVNIHALDPVYIVAKVAFTPFVDSVNVWDVLRNTLTGEKGLGGVDTKGVLRTGMPFRPVMDEE
- the veg gene encoding biofilm formation stimulator Veg, coding for MPKTLGDIKKALDSNLGKRLMLKANGGRRKTIERSGVLTETYPAVFVVELDQEENAFERVSYSYADVLTETVELTFYDDTTRSIALN
- the rsmA gene encoding 16S rRNA (adenine(1518)-N(6)/adenine(1519)-N(6))-dimethyltransferase RsmA encodes the protein MHKDIATPIRTKEILKKYGFSFKKSLGQNFLIDPNILRNITHYAGLDDHTGAIEIGPGIGALTEHLAREAKKVVAFEIDQRLLPILEDSLSPYDNVKVINQDILKADVGAIIAEEFQSVDKIMVTANLPYYITTPIILKLLTENLPIDGLVVMLQKEVADRISAVPGTKEYGSLSIAIQYYTEAETVMVVPKTVFMPQPNVDSAVIQLTKRKQPAAQVLDEEFFFTIIRSCFAQRRKTILNNLVSQLPNGKQKKNDILSALSEAEVDPVRRGETLSIQEFAKLSDALLPYFK
- a CDS encoding RidA family protein, whose translation is MRIVSTKDAPAAIGPYSQGVIVNNIFYSSGQIPLTADGELVQGDITIQTHQVFKNLQAVLKEAGASLESVVKATVFLKKMDDFSLVNEVYAEYFHTHKPARSCVEVSRLPKDVDVEIEVIALIK
- the ispE gene encoding 4-(cytidine 5'-diphospho)-2-C-methyl-D-erythritol kinase; this translates as MKLMVKAPAKINLSLDVLHRRSDGFHEVEMVMTTIDLADRIELEPLSNNQISILSQNRFVPDDKRNLAYQAAQLLKERFQIKQGVAISIDKMIPVAAGLAGGSSDAAATLRGLNELWELGLSLDELAELGAEIGSDVSFCVYGGTGLANGRGEKITHLPAPPNCWVILAKPSLGVSTADVYRNLNLNKVEHPNISEMVHALQNADYKEMCKSIGNVLESVTLTMCPEVAQIKEQMERFGADAVLMSGSGPTVFGLVEHESRIPRIYNGLRGFCDQVFAVRMLGDRFPLV
- a CDS encoding small, acid-soluble spore protein, alpha/beta type, with translation MTRRKGIMSMALKEELAKELGIYEIVQKDGWGGITSRDAGNMVKLAVKHAQDHVMNSNK
- the purR gene encoding pur operon repressor, producing the protein MKFKRSERLIDLTHFIVENPNHIVPLTFFAERYQSAKSSISEDLAIIKQTFEQRGIGTLQTVPGAAGGVRFISRVQENDAKEIVKELCERLASADRLLPGGYLFMTDLLGNPSIMNKVGKLLASAFAEKEIDVIMTVATKGIPIAHAIANHLNVPVVIVRRDSKVTEGPTVSINYVSGSSKRIQTMVLSKRSLKEGSRVLIVDDFMKAGGTVHGMINLLEEFSATVAGIAVLMESENASERLVSDYISLVKLSNVDEREKRINVFEGNYFDSNLSFL
- the spoVG gene encoding septation regulator SpoVG → MEVTDVRLRRVNTDGRMRAIASITLDNEFVIHDIRVIDGNNGLFVAMPSKRTPDGEFRDIAHPINSTTRGKIQDAVLAEYHRLGELEEMELEEAGAS